The DNA region AAGGTCATCAAAAGTATCTTTATTATTTAATGGTAAATAGTTGTAGCTAACTGCTAGAAATAGTATTTCATGATTACCTAAAATAGTTTGAGCATTATCTCCTAAGGACATTATAAAGTTTATAGTTTCTAGAGATTTAGGACCCTTGTTTATTATATCGCCGGCAAAAATTAATTTATCTTTTTGTTTATAGAAATTTATTTTATGTAAAAGCTGTTGCAGCTCATCGTAACAGCCTTGTACGTCGCCAATAACATATGTAGCCATTTTTTAATACCTTAACTTAAAAAGTTTGCTAAACAAACAAACTCATCAACGCTTAAATTTTCTGCCCTTAATTTAGTGTTAATCGGCAAGGTGTCTGAGTCAATGTTTTTATTTTTTAATATATCATTTAAGTTATTATGCAAGGTTTTTCTGCGTTGCGCAAAACTTTGTTTGACCATTTTTTCAAAAAAAGCATAATCTTTTAAAAAGCTTTTATTATTTTTGGGTTTTAGTCTAAGAATAGCAGAGTCAACTTTAGGTTGTGGGTAAAAAACTTCTGGAGGTACTTTAAGTACCATATTGCAGTCAAAATGATATTGTAAAATTACAGATAATCTACCATAAGACTTGTTATTTGGAGAAGATACTATTCGCTCAACTACCTCTTTCTGTAACATGAAATGAGCATCTATAATCATGTTGCTAATTTCAATAGTTTTAAATAAAATAGGAGATGAAATATTATAAGGAAGGTTGCCTATTAGTTTAACTTTCTCTGAAGGAATTTTATTTATATTAAATTTTAGAAAATCTTCATTATATACATTAGGTTTACCATATATCTCACAATTTTCAATCAAAGTGTTAATAACGCTAGAGTCAAATTCAACTACATTTACATTAGAACATGCGCTTAACAAATGTCTTGTTAGAGCTCCCAGTCCAGGGCCTATTTCTAAGACAATATTATGTTTTTTTATATTTGCTAATTTGACAATTTTTTGAATAATATTTTCATCTTGAAGAAAGTTCTGTCCCAAGAATTTTTTAGCTTTTGTCTTATATTGCATTTTAATAGAGCTCAGGTGTTTTTAAATTTTTTTGTAAGATTTCTATGTAAGCATCATCTTTTATTGATGTTAACCATGTTTTATAAATTTCTTGAGCTTTATTAGCAAAAATAGCCTCTAAAGCTTTTTGCTCTTCAAGCTCTTTAACGGCATCATATTCTTTAACTTTCGTATATTTGATGATTATCCATGTTTTTGCATCTGCCTGAAATGCTTCTGAAAGCTCTCCTTTTTTTAGTTGTCCTAATTGGGCAAAAGCAGCTGGAGGTAAAGAAGGAGGTGTATCTAATCCTGAAACCCATTTAAAATTTCCGTTTGCATGACTATAGTTTTGATTATATTTTTCGGCAACTTTTGAAAAAGCTTGACCACTTTGAATAGCAAGTCTAGCTCTATCAAGAGCATCTTTAGCACCTTTTGCAGTCATTCCATTACTTAGTTTAATTTCAATTGCATATACATAATATTTTTTTATGTTTTTACTTAGTATTGGGGCATATTCATCTAGATTATCAATATAAATCATTTGTAGAGTGTGATTAACAACAAAGGGTTGTGAAACCTGATGATCTTTTAGATTTTTTACATGATTTTTATACATCTCTGGTATTGATTCAAATTTTATTTGTTGGCTTAGTTGACCACCAGAACTAGCATTAGGAGCTTGAGAAAATTGTTTTGTCATTTCAGAGAAATCAATAAGCCCTTTATTTACAGCAGTAGCAAGTTTTTTAAATTGTTCAATCTTTCTTTTACGAGCTCTTTGTGAATCTGGTAAAGCTATTATAAAATTGTTTAAGGTATAAATTTTGATAGGTTGCATTTCTCTATCAAATTCTTCTTGGTGTTTCTTTATATATTTTTGTACTTCTTCTGGTGAAACATATACTTGCTGAGAGATGGCTTGTTTCTGCAGTTGATTTACCATAAGTTGTTTTCTAATTCTATCTTTATAGCTATCAAAAGACATTCCAGCTGCCTCTATATTTAGTTTTAATGACTCTTCAGAAATTCCATTTTTAGCAGCAATATCTCTAATCGTGTTGTCAATTTGGGCATCAGATACACTGATATTGTTCTGTTGAGCAAGTTGTATTAGTACAGCTTGAGCTATTAGGCTTTGTAGAGCTTTTCTTTTTAATTTAAGAGATGCAGGGGTTAAGTTAGGGTTGATACCTTGTGCAGCCTGAAGTTTAGCAACTTCTTCATTTAGCTCGAAAGAGGTTATTGGTTTGTTATTTACTATAGCTACAGTTTTGTTTATTAGTTGCTTACTATTTGGTGATTGTGTTGGTTGATTAAGAGTACTATTATTTGCTCCAGGACCAAAGGCATTTTGAAATAAGCTTGATGAAATATCGCAATAACTGCTAGTAAATATTGTTATAGATAATATAAGAATAAGTACTTTTTTCATTATGTGCCTACCCCCCATTCTCCGGATTGGTAACCATTAATTTGGTTTAATCTAGAGGCTAGATTAGTTGCTCCAGCACCCCCAATACCCTTAAGTTCAAATTCTAGTAGGTAAGTATTTGTTAAGCTACCTAGAGCTTGGGTATTATTGGGATCTTCATTAGTGTAAGCTGTGGCTTGCCATAGTGCTCTAATAGCCCAAGATTTGGCGTTATATTGTAATCCTGCAAATACGTTTGAGGTTTTAGCTTGTTTGAAGTTATAGTTCCACAAGGCAGTAAGTCCCCAATGATCAGTAATGTTTAGTATTGTTGATAGAGTAATAGTTTCTTGAGATGGAGGGGGGATGCCCTGGTTTATCTGTTGTTGAGTTATAGCATTCCAGTCTCTATCAATATTGTTAAAAGAAATATTAAATATGTTCTCATTATCATCTTTGTATGAAAGCTGATAAACCTGATAGTCAAATTTTTCACTTTGTAGGCGATAGTTTATCTGTGCGGATAAATAAACATGTTTCATTATTTGGAATTCAAATGAAGACATTATTGGTGAGAAAGTATCGTTTGCATATGGATCTAATTTTAATGGATCACAACCAGGTTGTCCTTGACATAAACTAACTCGCCTATCATCAAAAAACATCATTTGACCTATTTTTGCCGATGCAACTGTACTACCGTCTGCTTGATTAGTTGTTGATGCTTCTAAAGCATATGTAAGCTGGTTTGCGTTATTAATTCTATCCCAGCCTGTGAAACGGTTAACCTGGAACATTTGCATATACTGCTCATTTTGTTGTGATGTATCAAATAATGGGATGTTTGACTGGTCTTGATATGGTATATAGGTATAGAATAGACGAGGTCTTAATGTTCCTGTATAAGCACCATCACTAGTTGTATAATCATGATCAAAATAAGCACTGGCATCTATATTAAATATAGGTAGGACGCTAGTCACAGAGTTTTGGTTAAACTTAACTATATCTGTATCTTTATTGTTCAACTGATAATAACGAATAGGAAGGGCTATTGAGGTATCTACCGAGCTCCAACTATTAGAAAAAATACCATCTATTTTGGGAACCTCAACAGACCTAAAGCCATTAACATTTGTACCTTGAGCAGAGCTTACTAATGGTTGTACAACCCCTTGTGCTTTATAGAAGAATGTATTAAGTGTGTCCAGGCTTACTTTTAGGTAATCTGGAGTATAACCATCTGATGTTATATTAAATTTAACTTCAGGAAGCTTTCCATAAGGTATATTAGCTAAGTCAATATTCGAGTTTACTACGCCATAGTCTAGAACTGTAACACTTGAATCAATATTGTCATTTGTATAGCTTATGTCAAACTCTCTGTCTAATAGTGTTTTTGTAACTAAGTTGACGTTACCTGCAGAGAAGTCATTATAGTACTGAGAATCACTTATATAGTCATATTGTAAGTTTGTCGTTATACCGTTTTCAAAATCGCCTTTACTTGATAGTGAGAATGCTCCTCGCATTTTCTGCGCTTTGAAATCATAAGGTACAATAGATCCTTCAAATTGGTTTTGAGTGTATTCTGACTTGTAACGGAATGTCCCATCTTCCATTAAACCTCTATCTGTCCAAAATATAGTGTTTAAAAGCAGATCGTAGTTTGGCGCTAGGTTAAAGTAATAAGGAACTGATAAAGCAAGACCTGAGTTACCATTTTGAGCAAAACTAGGCATTAAAAAGCCTGATCGTCTTTTATCATTTATTGGGTGAGAAAAGTATGGTAAATACATTACAGGAACATTTTCAATCTTAAAAAAACCACCTTTAACGTACGCCATTCCTTCTTTAGTATCTATGTCAATGTTCTTACCAGTTATTTTCCATGCGTTGTCATAAGGTCCGCCAGATGTGATATAACCATCTGTTAAAATTAGGTTATTAGCATCTTCTTTTTTAAAACTTTTTGCATAACCTCTTAAATATCCACTAAAATTCTCTTTATTATAAATACGTGTGTCAGGAGCCTCTCGAGCCATTCTGAAATAAGTTTCTCCAGCACTAAAAGTACCATCATTAACATTAGTATCTAATTCTTTTGTACGTAAAACAATGCCTGTTGATGGCTGTCTTGCAATTACATCACCAGTCATTACTAGTGATTTTATTGAGCTTCTGTCAGCATTAAAATTAACTATGGCATTGTTTCCATAAAGCTCCTGGTCGCATTGTAATACCTCTACATTTCCAGAGGCAATTAATGTTCCATCGGTATCATATTCGGCATTTTCGTAAGAAACATCAGTTCTTTTTGATTCACATAATGCTTTAGTAAACTGGCTATCATTACTGTAATATCCACCGATCAAATATTCGGGCTTGTTTACCCAGCTTAAGTCATCAGCTAGAGCCTTTTCTTTTTGAGCAGGTTTTAATTCTTTATTAAAGAGATTCTTTGGTTTTTTAGAGCGTTGGCATGACCATTGGCCATCAACAACGTCACATTTCCAGTCCTCTTTAATAGGGTTGTTATCAAGAATACGTGCAGCATTAGCTTGCACTGCACATAAAACAGTACCAAAGCATATCAATAAATACTTACGAATCCCCTTTAGCATATTTGATCTTTGATAGTCCTAATTTTATTGAGTTTCTAAAAATAATCATGGTATTATATCCACATTTACTAAAATTTTCCATTTTAATTTTAAATACAAAATAAAACTAACATACTGGATTGCTAAATGAATATAGAAGCTTACTTATCAAAAATACTTGCAAAAGCTTTTCAAAACCTGGGATACGCTGAGAGTTTTGCTAAAGTTGTCGTTTCAACTCGAGAGGGTGTAGGGCATTTTCAATGTAACGGGGCGATGCCGTTAGCAAAATTTGCAAAAAAACCTCCATTTATTATTGCTCAAAATATTATTGATAGTATTGATGATAAGGATATTTTTGCAAAACTAGAAGTTGCTAAGCCGGGATTTATCAATATAACTTTATCAAGCGATTTTTTAGCAAAGGTTACTAATGAGTTTTTAAACGCAGAGAAATTTGGTGTTAAAAATAATAACAATCCGAAAAAAGTAGTCTTAGACTTTGGAGGTCCAAATGTTGCTAAGCCAATGCATGTTGGACATATACGATCTGCATTATTAGGAGATGCCCTACAAAGGATACATCGTTTTTATGATGATAATGTAGTTTCAGACGTACATTTAGGAGATTGGGGTACTCAGATGGGTATGCTAATTGAGGAAATTAAGTTAGAACTTCCTGATTTAGTTTATTTTGATGAGAGCTTTACCGGAGAATATCCTCAAAAATCGCCTGTTACAGTTAAAGAATTGGCGGAAATTTATCCGAGAGCTTCAAAAAGATGTAAATCAGATATCACTGATATGGAAAAAGCTAGACAAGCTACTTTTGAATTACAGCAAGGGCGTCGAGGCTATATAGCGCTATGGCAGCATTTTGTTAGAATCTCTGTAGAGGCTATCAAGAAGGATTATGATAGTTTGGGTGTGAGCTTTGACTTATGGCTAGGTGAGAGTGATGCTAATAGGTTCGTTGATGAAATGATTACTCACTTTAAAGCAGAGAATTTTATTTATGAGGATGAAGGTGCCTGGGTTATAGATACAAATAAAGAAGGTATTTCGCCTCTTATAGTTGTTAAAAGTGACGGAGCAGTTATGTATGGTACGACAGACTTAGCGACTTTATGGCAACGTAATAAAGATCTTGATCCGGATGAGGTTATCTATGTTGTAGATAAAAGACAATCTTTACATTTTAAGCAAGTATTTAGTGTTGCTGAGAGAACAGGGGTAGTGAGTGATAGGTGTGGGCTTAAACATATAGCTTTTGGCACAATGAATGGTAAGGATGGTAGGCCGTTTAAAACACGAGAAGGTGGGGTTATGCACTTATCAGATTTAATTTCTCAAGCACAACAATGTGCTAGAGATAAAATGCTTGAGGAAAAAAATGTGCATGTAATAAATCAGATAGCTATAGCTACAATTAAGTTTGGTGATTTGGTTAATAATTACTCAAATGACTATATCTTTGATCTAGAAAAAATTGCTCAATATGAAGGTAAAACAGGTCCTTATCTTTTGTATACGACTGTGAGAGCTAAGTCAATTCTTAGAAAAATATTCGGAGATGATTATTGTTTAGAATATTTAATTAAAGACTATAAAATAGCTTCTACACAAAACGAGCATGAAGAAAAATTACAACTTCAACTCTTACAGTTTCCAATAGCTGTTGCTAGAGCTTATGAAAATTCTCAACCGCATCATATTTGTGAATATGCTTATTCCTTAGCAAATAGTTTTAATAAGTTCTATGTGAATTGTCCTATTACAAGCCTTGGTGATGGGACTGTTAAAGAAACTCGAGTAGCTTTATGTTTAGCAGCTGTAAAAGCAATGGCTATAGCTCTTGGCCTATTAGGTATTTCAATTCCTGAAAGGATGTAATCGTAGTTATATAATTTTATTACTTTATATATTTTGTAATTACTTAATATAGTTTAAATTATTCCTCGTTAAGAAAAAGCTTATAAATTAAGTAAGATAATAAATTTAATTAGTGAAAAAATAAGCAGAGGTTTGTGATAGTACGGCAATTACTAATACAGCTACTGCAAAAAGCTGATCATACCCTCCTATTTGGGTCACTTAGGTGTTAAGACTCTAGTTCTAGAAAAATATGATGAGCCTATGTACTCCGCTCGAGCTCAGCTGCTTAACTCAAGAACAATGGAGCTAATGTTACGCTGGGATACATGTGATGCTCTTAGAAAAATATCTCTAACCTTATATGGTGCTCAGGTTTAAATGGAGATGTTTATTCTTCAGTAGAAATGCATGATTATCATAAGAATAACTCTCCTGAGGAGATTATTCATATTCCATTATGGGTGACTGAAAGAGTTTTAAGATCAAGATTAAGTAAATTAAGCTTGGTTGAAATATTGAAAAACACGATGGTTGCTGAAGTTAATAATCAAAGTAATGATCTTATACAAATAAAAGCTAAAAACCGCAAAACTAATCAAACAGAAAAGTTTTATGCTAAGTATGTGGTTGGTTGTGATGGTGCAAATAGTGTTGTGCGTAATGCCTTAGGTATAAATTTTAGTAAACTAGCTTCTGGAAGACGTATGACTAATATACTCTTTGAAGCTCCTGATTTATTTAGCAAAACTAAAATTGATAAAGCTATGGTATGTTTTACTATAAATAACCAGCACTCTGGAGTTGTAGGTACGGTTGATCCAAATAATAACCTTTGGTATACACTTTTTTATGATGAAAGTGATACTAAAAATATCGAGGATTTAGATATTGATTCAATAATCAATAAAATGGTAGGGTTTGAGTTTAATAAGAAAATAGTTAGTGCTACTTACTGGGATATGCAAGTTAAGCTAGCAGACGAGTATTCAAAAAATAATAAGATATTCCTTGTAGGAGAGAGTGCACATTCTTTTGCTCCAACAGGAGAATTAGGTCTAAATACTGCCTTTGGAGATGCGTCAAACTTAGCTTGGAAGCTAGCTCATGTAATCAAAGGCAAACTGATCTACACCGTCAATTTGGAACAGTTTACTACTTCATTTTCCATTATATATTCAAATTGATATGGAGTCATATAATTTATTGTAGAATGTCTCCTTTTTGTATTATAGTAAGCTTCAATATATTCAAATATTGATAGTTTAGCTTCTTCTCTAGTTTTATAGCTTTCATCATGTACTAACTCTACTTTTAAAGTTCCAAAGAAACTTTCACAAGCAGTATTATCGTAACAGCATCCTTTAGAGCTCATACTTGATAGTAGCCAGTGTTCTTTAATAATGTCTTGATATTGTTTGCTACAGTACTGTGACCATTTATCAGAGTGTATAATCACACCACTAGGAAAATTTCTTCTAAATAATGCCATATTTAAAGCATTACAAACTAAATCCGCTTTCATCCTAGAATCCATTGCCCAACCAATAACTGATCTTGAGAATAAATCTATAATCACACAAAGATACAGCCACCCCTCTTGTGTAGGTACATAAGTTATATCTGTAACCCACCTATGATTTACAGATAAAGCAGTGAAGTTTTGTTCTAATAAATTATCAGAAACATATTTGTTGTGGTTAGAATCTGTAGTTTTCTTATGCTTACGAGCCGCTTTAGCATGTAAGCCAAGTAATTTCATACGTTTAGATACTCTAGGTTGAGTAACTTTCCAACCCATATCTTTAAGCTCTTTGTATATCCTAACACTTCCATATCTAGATTTATGTTCATTAAAATAGCATCATCTAGTTCAGCATCATTATATTGCCTTTTACCTATAGGTTTATGAATCCATCTGTAATATGAAGATGTGCTCACATTCAAAGATTTACATAGTGTTGTTACTGGCATAACTTTATAATGCTCCTTAATAAAGGCGTACCTTACAGATTTTGCTTTGCAAAGTACGCTGCTGACTTTTTTAGTATTTCACGCTCTGTTTCTGCCTGTTTGAGTTTTTTCTTCAAATCAGTATTTTCAAAAGATAGTTGCTGGTACTGCGTTTTATAATCTATCTTTATTTCTTTCTGAGGGTTTGACATGGCTTTGGATATCCAACTGCAAATGGTTTTATATTTAACCCCTAAATTATCTGCTATTTATCGTCTATTTGCATCTGGTTGTAAACATAATTTAACAGCTTCATCTTTAAACTCTTTTGTATATCTCATCTTGTCTCCTTTTCTTAACACCTAAGTGTCCCAAATAGGAGGGTATGATCAAACTACCGGAATCTGTACTTAGTACCTATGAGCAGGAAAGACGACCTATAGCCTATATAAACTTAACTAAAGCTGAAGAGAATGCTAAAGCTTTGATAGATCTTAGCTTAGAGCTATCATCTGAGGAATATCCTCAAGCATATGCTAAGTTATCAAGAAAACATGCTCTTTCAGCAGGTATAGGTATGGGTTATGCTTATTTTGATTCATCGTTAGTAAGTTGCATAATGGTCAGTCTACAGAGCCTATGGAGCAGTCAAAATATGATCCTAAAGATTTACCTGGATATTTCTTACCTAATTTAACGTTAAATGGAAAGTCTATATATAGGACTCTTTCTGCGACTGACTAGACATTAATTGTTTCAGGAGATAAGTATGATATAGATTTAAGCAGTGTTAATGTACTAGAGCTTCCTGAAGATAGTTACTCAAGTACTTATATTTTAATTAGACCTGGCTGGCATATATCTTATGCAAGTAATGAGCTTGATCTAGAGATTATAAACTCTCTTGTTAGCTCTGGCAAATAATAAAAAATTAGCTTAAGTTTAATAAGATAGTTTTTACATCATAAGGATTTTCATTATGAATGAAAATAATTCATTAGCGTCTTTGTTGTTTATCCCTGGTAATAGAACTGAGCGTTTTGACAAAGTTAAAGATACAACAAATGCTAGTGGTATAGTT from Francisella halioticida includes:
- the rsmA gene encoding 16S rRNA (adenine(1518)-N(6)/adenine(1519)-N(6))-dimethyltransferase RsmA translates to MQYKTKAKKFLGQNFLQDENIIQKIVKLANIKKHNIVLEIGPGLGALTRHLLSACSNVNVVEFDSSVINTLIENCEIYGKPNVYNEDFLKFNINKIPSEKVKLIGNLPYNISSPILFKTIEISNMIIDAHFMLQKEVVERIVSSPNNKSYGRLSVILQYHFDCNMVLKVPPEVFYPQPKVDSAILRLKPKNNKSFLKDYAFFEKMVKQSFAQRRKTLHNNLNDILKNKNIDSDTLPINTKLRAENLSVDEFVCLANFLS
- a CDS encoding SurA N-terminal domain-containing protein produces the protein MKKVLILILSITIFTSSYCDISSSLFQNAFGPGANNSTLNQPTQSPNSKQLINKTVAIVNNKPITSFELNEEVAKLQAAQGINPNLTPASLKLKRKALQSLIAQAVLIQLAQQNNISVSDAQIDNTIRDIAAKNGISEESLKLNIEAAGMSFDSYKDRIRKQLMVNQLQKQAISQQVYVSPEEVQKYIKKHQEEFDREMQPIKIYTLNNFIIALPDSQRARKRKIEQFKKLATAVNKGLIDFSEMTKQFSQAPNASSGGQLSQQIKFESIPEMYKNHVKNLKDHQVSQPFVVNHTLQMIYIDNLDEYAPILSKNIKKYYVYAIEIKLSNGMTAKGAKDALDRARLAIQSGQAFSKVAEKYNQNYSHANGNFKWVSGLDTPPSLPPAAFAQLGQLKKGELSEAFQADAKTWIIIKYTKVKEYDAVKELEEQKALEAIFANKAQEIYKTWLTSIKDDAYIEILQKNLKTPELY
- a CDS encoding LPS-assembly protein LptD; protein product: MLKGIRKYLLICFGTVLCAVQANAARILDNNPIKEDWKCDVVDGQWSCQRSKKPKNLFNKELKPAQKEKALADDLSWVNKPEYLIGGYYSNDSQFTKALCESKRTDVSYENAEYDTDGTLIASGNVEVLQCDQELYGNNAIVNFNADRSSIKSLVMTGDVIARQPSTGIVLRTKELDTNVNDGTFSAGETYFRMAREAPDTRIYNKENFSGYLRGYAKSFKKEDANNLILTDGYITSGGPYDNAWKITGKNIDIDTKEGMAYVKGGFFKIENVPVMYLPYFSHPINDKRRSGFLMPSFAQNGNSGLALSVPYYFNLAPNYDLLLNTIFWTDRGLMEDGTFRYKSEYTQNQFEGSIVPYDFKAQKMRGAFSLSSKGDFENGITTNLQYDYISDSQYYNDFSAGNVNLVTKTLLDREFDISYTNDNIDSSVTVLDYGVVNSNIDLANIPYGKLPEVKFNITSDGYTPDYLKVSLDTLNTFFYKAQGVVQPLVSSAQGTNVNGFRSVEVPKIDGIFSNSWSSVDTSIALPIRYYQLNNKDTDIVKFNQNSVTSVLPIFNIDASAYFDHDYTTSDGAYTGTLRPRLFYTYIPYQDQSNIPLFDTSQQNEQYMQMFQVNRFTGWDRINNANQLTYALEASTTNQADGSTVASAKIGQMMFFDDRRVSLCQGQPGCDPLKLDPYANDTFSPIMSSFEFQIMKHVYLSAQINYRLQSEKFDYQVYQLSYKDDNENIFNISFNNIDRDWNAITQQQINQGIPPPSQETITLSTILNITDHWGLTALWNYNFKQAKTSNVFAGLQYNAKSWAIRALWQATAYTNEDPNNTQALGSLTNTYLLEFELKGIGGAGATNLASRLNQINGYQSGEWGVGT
- the argS gene encoding arginine--tRNA ligase, which produces MNIEAYLSKILAKAFQNLGYAESFAKVVVSTREGVGHFQCNGAMPLAKFAKKPPFIIAQNIIDSIDDKDIFAKLEVAKPGFINITLSSDFLAKVTNEFLNAEKFGVKNNNNPKKVVLDFGGPNVAKPMHVGHIRSALLGDALQRIHRFYDDNVVSDVHLGDWGTQMGMLIEEIKLELPDLVYFDESFTGEYPQKSPVTVKELAEIYPRASKRCKSDITDMEKARQATFELQQGRRGYIALWQHFVRISVEAIKKDYDSLGVSFDLWLGESDANRFVDEMITHFKAENFIYEDEGAWVIDTNKEGISPLIVVKSDGAVMYGTTDLATLWQRNKDLDPDEVIYVVDKRQSLHFKQVFSVAERTGVVSDRCGLKHIAFGTMNGKDGRPFKTREGGVMHLSDLISQAQQCARDKMLEEKNVHVINQIAIATIKFGDLVNNYSNDYIFDLEKIAQYEGKTGPYLLYTTVRAKSILRKIFGDDYCLEYLIKDYKIASTQNEHEEKLQLQLLQFPIAVARAYENSQPHHICEYAYSLANSFNKFYVNCPITSLGDGTVKETRVALCLAAVKAMAIALGLLGISIPERM
- a CDS encoding FAD-dependent monooxygenase, whose product is MGHLGVKTLVLEKYDEPMYSARAQLLNSRTMELMLRWDTCDALRKISLTLYGAQV
- a CDS encoding FAD-dependent monooxygenase: MHDYHKNNSPEEIIHIPLWVTERVLRSRLSKLSLVEILKNTMVAEVNNQSNDLIQIKAKNRKTNQTEKFYAKYVVGCDGANSVVRNALGINFSKLASGRRMTNILFEAPDLFSKTKIDKAMVCFTINNQHSGVVGTVDPNNNLWYTLFYDESDTKNIEDLDIDSIINKMVGFEFNKKIVSATYWDMQVKLADEYSKNNKIFLVGESAHSFAPTGELGLNTAFGDASNLAWKLAHVIKGKLIYTVNLEQFTTSFSIIYSN
- a CDS encoding IS3 family transposase codes for the protein MGWKVTQPRVSKRMKLLGLHAKAARKHKKTTDSNHNKYVSDNLLEQNFTALSVNHRWVTDITYVPTQEGWLYLCVIIDLFSRSVIGWAMDSRMKADLVCNALNMALFRRNFPSGVIIHSDKWSQYCSKQYQDIIKEHWLLSSMSSKGCCYDNTACESFFGTLKVELVHDESYKTREEAKLSIFEYIEAYYNTKRRHSTINYMTPYQFEYIMENEVVNCSKLTV